In Schistocerca americana isolate TAMUIC-IGC-003095 chromosome 7, iqSchAmer2.1, whole genome shotgun sequence, a single genomic region encodes these proteins:
- the LOC124622457 gene encoding uncharacterized protein LOC124622457: protein MPFSRTSFHVLEMMVSSMVLLIPLLLAGAVLADTCTLPDASTETFSVTTAHKKWYQQYRYSSTVLDALGCLILTQDPGAAANQMTLSGAFSQDPSAAVTADVTIDGNRLHSTYYGTYGEMLTAERNLVYGSADIFIEHFCMESGDEMTFIFTTSENPSDDLVNQIWEEVDARPEIDRSKFQKVSC from the exons ATGCCCTTTTCTCGAACTTCATTTCACGTATTGGAG ATGATGGTTTCCTCCATGGTGCTGCTGATTCCGCTTTTGTTGGCTGGGGCAGTCCTGGCCGACACCTGCACCCTGCCAGACGCTTCCACAGAGACCTTCAGCGTCACCACG GCCCACAAGAAGTGGTACCAGCAGTACCGCTACTCTTCGACAGTCCTGGACGCCCTGGGCTGCCTCATCCTCACACAGGACCCTGGCGCGGCTGCTAACCAGATGACGCTCAGCGGTGCCTTCAGCCAGGATCCATC AGCTGCTGTCACTGCCGACGTCACTATCGATGGAAACAGACTTCACAGTACCTACTACGGCACAT ACGGTGAAATGTTGACTGCTGAACGCAACCTCGTCTATGGAAGCGCGGACATCTTCATTGAACACTTCTGCATGGAGAGTGGCG ATGAAATGACTTTCATCTTCACCACTTCCGAGAATCCGAGTGACGATCTGGTCAACCAGATATGGGAAGAGGTCGACGCTCGCCCTGAAATCGATAGATCAAAATTCCAGAAAGTCAGTTGTTGA